The following proteins are encoded in a genomic region of Alphaproteobacteria bacterium:
- a CDS encoding LemA family protein, translating to MEVLLGIVVVAAIAMAVIYNRLVALRQEYKNAYADIDVQLKLRCDLIPNLVEAVKGYAAHEKDVLTHVSEARATAMRGGGMAQRGAAEAQLSGALTQLMAVAENYPQLKADQNFLQLQSELADIENKIAAARRFLNNSVAEYNTAIEQFPAGLFARNFGFAPAPMFELDETERAATKEPPKVSFGG from the coding sequence ATGGAAGTTCTGCTTGGCATCGTCGTCGTCGCGGCAATCGCGATGGCGGTCATCTATAACCGCCTGGTCGCGCTGCGCCAGGAATACAAGAACGCCTATGCCGACATCGACGTGCAATTGAAGTTGCGCTGCGATCTGATTCCCAATCTGGTCGAAGCCGTGAAAGGCTATGCGGCGCACGAAAAAGATGTTCTGACGCATGTATCCGAAGCGCGCGCGACGGCGATGCGCGGCGGCGGCATGGCCCAGCGCGGCGCGGCGGAAGCGCAGCTTTCGGGAGCGCTGACCCAACTGATGGCCGTGGCCGAAAATTATCCTCAACTGAAAGCCGACCAGAACTTTTTGCAATTGCAGTCGGAGCTTGCCGACATCGAGAACAAGATCGCGGCGGCCCGCCGCTTCCTGAACAACAGCGTCGCGGAATACAATACCGCCATCGAGCAGTTCCCCGCCGGGCTGTTCGCGCGCAATTTCGGATTTGCGCCCGCGCCGATGTTCGAACTCGACGAAACCGAACGCGCCGCGACGAAAGAGCCTCCCAAAGTCTCGTTCGGCGGCTGA
- a CDS encoding M48 family metallopeptidase, producing MLLGTVGLSTWRWNNNLKSLLLLAMFPAMLVLLLWGIVFVSGEILVNFSTDEIVSDGQLFLPPRFLGLDMPGGGVTPLQLANLIVIGSWPWVVGISVAWTALGYFFHGALLRASTGARPVSRQEAPGLYNILENLCISRGMQMPKLYIIETPALNAFATGIDRRSYAITVTSGILQALDERELSAVLAHELTHIINRDVRLLVVTIVFAGMISFLSHMLWRSMRFNRPRGNGKRGGGVLVIILVAGVFLLIGNLLALLLRLALSRRREYMADAGSVDLTHDPEAMIGALRKISGNAAMPQVAADVRQMFIENPPTFAGFFGLFSTHPSIDDRIAVLEKLTGLTPVARGHTHIPPVSTQD from the coding sequence ATGCTCCTCGGCACCGTCGGCCTTTCCACATGGCGATGGAACAACAATCTCAAATCGCTCCTGCTGCTGGCGATGTTTCCGGCGATGCTGGTGCTTTTGCTTTGGGGCATCGTTTTTGTCTCCGGCGAAATTCTCGTCAATTTTTCCACGGACGAGATCGTCAGCGACGGGCAGCTTTTTCTTCCCCCTCGTTTCCTGGGTCTCGACATGCCCGGCGGCGGCGTAACGCCGCTCCAGCTGGCCAATCTGATCGTCATCGGATCGTGGCCGTGGGTCGTCGGGATTTCCGTGGCATGGACCGCGCTCGGCTATTTCTTCCATGGCGCTTTGCTGCGGGCCTCGACCGGCGCGCGGCCCGTATCGCGCCAGGAAGCGCCGGGCCTGTATAATATTCTCGAGAATCTCTGCATCTCGCGCGGCATGCAAATGCCCAAGCTCTATATCATCGAAACGCCGGCCTTGAACGCCTTCGCAACCGGCATCGATCGAAGAAGTTATGCGATCACCGTCACGTCCGGAATTCTCCAGGCGCTGGACGAACGGGAACTGTCCGCCGTCCTCGCGCATGAACTGACCCATATCATCAATCGCGACGTGCGGCTGCTGGTCGTGACCATCGTCTTCGCGGGCATGATCTCATTCCTCTCCCATATGCTGTGGCGGAGCATGCGCTTCAACCGCCCTCGCGGCAATGGAAAGCGCGGCGGCGGGGTGCTCGTCATCATACTCGTCGCGGGCGTCTTCTTGCTCATCGGCAATCTTCTTGCCCTGCTGCTGCGTCTGGCGCTTTCAAGGCGGCGGGAATACATGGCCGATGCGGGCTCGGTCGATCTCACGCATGATCCCGAAGCCATGATCGGCGCGCTGCGTAAAATCTCCGGCAATGCCGCGATGCCGCAAGTCGCCGCCGACGTGCGCCAGATGTTCATCGAGAATCCTCCCACTTTTGCCGGATTCTTCGGCCTTTTCTCCACGCATCCCTCTATCGACGACAGGATCGCCGTTCTCGAAAAACTGACCGGCCTGACGCCGGTCGCCCGCGGCCATACGCATATTCCCCCGGTAAGCACGCAGGATTGA
- a CDS encoding CADD family putative folate metabolism protein encodes MTTDIFAAQLDALHLLKHPFYRDWMEGKITQDQLKDYACQYYKHVDAFPRYLGAIHSNCENAQHRREILENLNDEEGVTYGTSHPDLWLQFAEGMGASREDAESAEARPAIKNVMDTFFRHARSSFHEGLGALYAYEAQVPEVAESKIKGLQEQYGVTDEKTLQFFEVHKTADVHHRHVLKNILDSLPEKQKQEAASAAKEAATALWDFLSDVHGDRQMAAA; translated from the coding sequence ATGACCACAGACATCTTCGCCGCCCAGCTCGACGCCCTTCACCTCTTGAAGCATCCGTTTTATCGCGACTGGATGGAAGGCAAGATCACGCAGGATCAGCTCAAGGATTACGCCTGCCAGTATTACAAGCATGTCGACGCGTTTCCGCGCTATCTGGGCGCGATCCATTCCAACTGCGAGAATGCGCAGCACCGCCGCGAGATTCTGGAAAACCTGAATGACGAAGAAGGCGTGACCTACGGCACGTCGCATCCCGATCTCTGGCTACAATTCGCCGAAGGCATGGGCGCGTCGCGCGAGGACGCCGAAAGCGCCGAGGCGCGCCCCGCGATCAAGAACGTCATGGACACATTTTTCCGTCATGCGCGCTCCTCGTTCCACGAAGGCCTTGGCGCGCTGTACGCCTATGAAGCGCAAGTGCCGGAAGTCGCGGAATCCAAGATCAAGGGCTTGCAGGAGCAGTACGGCGTTACCGACGAAAAGACGCTGCAGTTCTTCGAGGTTCACAAGACCGCCGACGTGCATCACCGCCATGTCCTGAAAAATATCCTGGACAGCCTGCCCGAAAAGCAGAAGCAGGAAGCCGCCAGCGCCGCCAAGGAAGCCGCCACGGCCTTGTGGGATTTCCTGAGCGACGTGCATGGCGACCGGCAGATGGCCGCCGCTTAA
- the folP gene encoding dihydropteroate synthase, whose product MKCTIGLGTNLGDRKGNLESAAQALRALPRAANFRASPVFETPAMVPEDAPDGWRIPYLNAVAAMDWAGSPQELLQSLQHIETGLGRAAALRWAPRIIDLDLLVFGDQTIGDPHLVVPHAGIWGRSFVLDPLKHLAPGLRLPGHAETVLKRARELPGHAPLWMGILNLTPDSFSDGGELADEAELRQRIAAWDSAGVQIFDLGGESTRPGARHIAPDEEWSRLEPALHLLRDRYAGRLFRPWISVDTRHAATAARALAMGADIINDVGGLSDPAMGKILQGGSCQYVLMHSLSIPADKNQVLDENRDPVEAVRVWALEKLESLSRLGIGLDRIIFDPGIGFGKTPSQSLALLQGIESFLDLPVRILAGHSRKSFMILWNNLKAEQRDPESIGLSLRLADKGVDILRVHEPQLHIRAFRAFQEAAGA is encoded by the coding sequence GTGAAATGCACGATCGGCCTCGGCACCAATCTGGGAGATCGCAAAGGCAATCTGGAAAGCGCCGCGCAGGCGCTTCGAGCCTTGCCGCGCGCAGCAAATTTTCGCGCGTCGCCGGTATTCGAGACGCCTGCCATGGTGCCGGAAGACGCGCCTGATGGCTGGAGAATTCCCTATCTCAATGCCGTCGCCGCCATGGACTGGGCGGGAAGCCCCCAGGAACTTCTGCAATCGCTCCAGCATATCGAAACCGGGCTTGGCCGCGCCGCAGCGCTCCGATGGGCGCCGCGTATTATCGACCTCGATCTTCTGGTTTTCGGCGATCAGACCATCGGCGATCCTCATCTAGTCGTTCCTCATGCCGGAATTTGGGGACGAAGTTTCGTTCTCGATCCGCTTAAGCATCTCGCGCCCGGACTGCGATTGCCGGGACACGCCGAGACCGTTCTCAAGCGCGCGCGCGAATTGCCCGGCCATGCGCCGCTGTGGATGGGCATTCTCAACCTGACACCGGATTCTTTTTCGGATGGCGGCGAATTGGCGGACGAGGCCGAGCTGCGCCAAAGAATAGCCGCATGGGATAGCGCCGGGGTGCAGATTTTCGATCTCGGCGGCGAGTCCACGCGGCCCGGCGCGCGGCACATTGCGCCGGACGAGGAATGGTCGCGGCTGGAACCCGCGCTTCACCTGCTGCGCGACCGCTATGCGGGCCGCCTGTTCCGCCCATGGATCAGCGTCGATACGCGCCACGCGGCGACGGCGGCGCGGGCGCTCGCCATGGGAGCGGATATCATCAACGATGTCGGCGGCCTCAGCGATCCCGCCATGGGCAAAATTCTCCAGGGAGGTTCGTGCCAATATGTCCTCATGCACAGCCTTTCGATTCCTGCCGATAAGAATCAGGTGCTGGACGAGAACCGAGATCCCGTCGAAGCGGTGCGTGTCTGGGCGCTGGAAAAGCTGGAAAGCCTTTCGCGGCTCGGCATAGGCCTTGACCGCATCATCTTCGATCCGGGCATCGGCTTCGGCAAAACACCCAGCCAATCGCTTGCCTTGCTGCAAGGGATCGAAAGCTTCCTCGATCTTCCCGTGAGGATTCTCGCCGGGCATTCGCGCAAATCTTTCATGATCTTATGGAATAATCTTAAAGCGGAACAACGCGATCCGGAAAGCATCGGACTGTCGCTGCGGCTGGCAGATAAAGGCGTCGATATCCTGCGCGTTCACGAGCCACAGCTTCACATACGGGCTTTCAGGGCGTTTCAGGAGGCCGCCGGGGCCTGA
- a CDS encoding acyltransferase: MSVEDRSSVIGNAGIAEAAGRIHALDSIRGIAAFIVMLWHCFNSVCYDQMWQGVLVLMSPLRILVDGTAAVVVFFVLSGFVLSLPYFEGRPPLYRHFLIRRFCRIYFPFAAAIFFAICVYAVVDRNFPQGAIWLNGDFPALYIPPSFAVTPEMVIRHLLMIGYSMDVVLDVPMWSLIHEVRISLILPLLVMACRHRWLGFALVAGLTVVTSSIDWRQIDEFIVFPTDPLTVFSSAFATAFCLPYFLWGILLAKHRRHIASILARLSHAKLTLLWTVVAVIFFLYNTHDKRTLLSLAATMLIALTLSSPTASSVLRRRVFQWLGRISYSLYLLHIPVLFAAIHILHAYLPWGIVLTIGCAGSLLAATAMCALVEVPSIRLGKKLTGLGGIRPRRPPETP, encoded by the coding sequence TTGAGCGTAGAGGACCGGTCTTCAGTTATCGGCAATGCCGGAATTGCGGAAGCCGCGGGAAGAATCCACGCGCTGGATTCAATACGCGGCATCGCCGCTTTTATCGTGATGCTGTGGCACTGTTTTAATTCCGTCTGCTACGACCAGATGTGGCAAGGGGTGCTCGTGCTGATGAGCCCTTTGCGCATTCTGGTGGATGGGACCGCCGCGGTCGTCGTGTTTTTCGTGCTGAGCGGTTTTGTACTGTCATTGCCGTATTTCGAGGGCAGGCCTCCCCTGTATCGCCATTTCCTTATCCGAAGATTTTGCCGTATCTATTTCCCTTTCGCCGCCGCCATTTTTTTCGCGATCTGCGTCTATGCGGTCGTCGACCGGAATTTTCCCCAAGGAGCAATCTGGCTGAACGGCGATTTTCCCGCGCTTTATATTCCGCCTTCTTTCGCGGTAACGCCGGAGATGGTTATCCGGCATTTATTGATGATCGGGTATTCCATGGATGTGGTGCTGGATGTGCCGATGTGGTCCCTGATTCATGAAGTGAGGATTTCTTTGATCCTGCCTTTGCTGGTCATGGCTTGCCGCCATCGATGGCTGGGATTTGCGCTGGTCGCGGGCCTGACGGTCGTAACATCATCCATCGATTGGCGGCAAATCGACGAGTTCATCGTTTTTCCGACCGATCCGCTGACCGTCTTTTCATCGGCTTTCGCGACAGCCTTTTGTCTTCCATATTTTCTCTGGGGAATATTGCTGGCGAAACATCGCCGCCATATCGCGTCAATCCTGGCGCGGCTCTCTCATGCCAAACTGACCTTATTGTGGACAGTCGTCGCGGTTATTTTCTTTCTGTATAACACTCATGATAAAAGGACGCTTCTTTCTCTGGCTGCAACAATGCTGATCGCGCTGACGTTATCCTCGCCCACGGCGTCGTCAGTGCTGCGGCGGCGAGTTTTTCAATGGCTGGGACGGATATCCTATAGCCTCTATCTGCTTCACATTCCGGTGCTCTTCGCCGCCATTCATATTTTGCATGCATATTTGCCGTGGGGGATCGTGCTGACGATCGGATGCGCCGGGTCCTTGCTGGCGGCGACGGCGATGTGCGCTCTGGTGGAGGTTCCCTCCATCCGGCTGGGCAAGAAATTGACGGGGCTCGGCGGGATCAGGCCCCGGCGGCCTCCTGAAACGCCCTGA
- a CDS encoding penicillin-binding protein 1A — translation MKFFLRIVSVGLLLGVIGLGAMWFTFSQYAHNLPDYNFLKDYRPPILSRVYAGDGRLLSTIAAEQRIFVPIGAIPKRVINAFISAEDKDFYHHHGIDFQGVARAGLNYFGKVAQGKRPGGASTITQQVTKNFLLTNELSFERKIKEAILAIRLEGALSKDRILELYLNEIFLGNRSYGVAAAALNYFNRSLDELTVAEAAYLAALPKAPNDYHPVRDYEAALGRRNWVIGRMLEDGHITQDEARQALAEPLEMRGRNEEEVVTADYFAEEARRELVGRFGEKGVLEGGLVVRASLDPEFQDFATKALRQGLQDFDRRQRGYRGPVGQIKSLQSWGEQLVTVAQPPGSEDWELAVVLSLTKDKAELGMQNKTGATIPWDEMKWARAEIEDGKFGPPVKKPSDVLKAGDVVLVEAVDEKKNIYALRQVPKVQGAIVVMNPHTGRVYAMTGGFSAGISQFNRAMQAYRQPGSAFKPFVYLAALDRGFTPSSLVLDAPFAYNQGPGLPLWKPENYSQQFYGPTPLRVGLEKSRNVMTVRLANSIGMPLIVDYAKKFGIADDMPDLLSFSLGAKETTLMRLTTAYAMLVNGGKKIAPTLLDRVQDRDGHTIWRRDNAVCDGCQAGDQNGDFVPPEIPDTREQIADTRLVYQVVSMLEGVCQRGTAAKLRELGKPVAGKTGTTNESKDVWFIGFTPDLVAGVFVGFDDPQPLGSHETGASIAVPIFENFMRDALKDQPATPFRIPPGLRQVQVDAETGRLADDNTKVPIWESYIPGTEPTDEPPPVLDGSVNEEGYVASGANTPPDISHGMPPETILTVMPPPTPVPVAIPVPPPTSNNPPVTTGTGGLY, via the coding sequence ATGAAGTTTTTTTTGCGCATTGTTTCGGTCGGACTGTTGCTGGGCGTCATTGGCCTGGGAGCGATGTGGTTTACGTTCAGCCAGTATGCCCATAATCTGCCGGACTATAATTTTCTCAAGGATTACCGGCCGCCGATTTTGTCGCGCGTCTATGCCGGAGACGGCCGCCTGCTATCGACGATCGCCGCCGAACAGCGGATTTTCGTTCCTATCGGCGCAATCCCGAAGCGCGTCATCAACGCGTTCATCTCGGCGGAAGACAAGGATTTCTATCATCATCACGGCATCGACTTCCAGGGAGTCGCGCGCGCGGGACTGAATTATTTCGGCAAGGTCGCGCAAGGGAAGCGTCCGGGCGGCGCGTCGACGATCACGCAGCAGGTGACGAAAAACTTCCTGCTGACCAATGAATTATCCTTCGAGCGCAAGATCAAGGAGGCGATCCTCGCGATAAGGCTCGAAGGCGCGCTATCCAAGGACCGGATTCTGGAACTCTATCTGAACGAGATTTTTCTCGGCAACCGCTCTTATGGGGTGGCCGCTGCCGCGCTGAATTATTTCAACCGCTCGCTCGACGAATTGACCGTGGCCGAGGCCGCTTATCTGGCGGCTTTGCCCAAGGCGCCCAACGATTACCACCCGGTTCGCGATTACGAAGCGGCGCTGGGGCGGCGCAATTGGGTCATCGGGCGGATGCTCGAGGATGGCCATATCACCCAGGACGAAGCCCGGCAGGCGCTGGCCGAGCCGCTGGAAATGCGCGGCCGCAATGAGGAAGAAGTCGTGACGGCGGATTATTTCGCCGAAGAGGCCCGCCGCGAACTGGTCGGGCGTTTTGGCGAAAAGGGAGTTCTCGAAGGCGGGCTGGTCGTGCGCGCGAGCCTCGATCCGGAATTTCAAGACTTCGCCACCAAGGCATTGAGGCAGGGGCTGCAGGATTTCGACCGCCGGCAGCGCGGCTATCGCGGGCCGGTCGGGCAGATCAAATCCTTGCAGTCATGGGGCGAGCAGCTTGTCACGGTCGCGCAGCCTCCGGGGAGCGAGGATTGGGAATTGGCCGTGGTGCTGTCGCTTACGAAGGACAAAGCCGAACTCGGCATGCAGAATAAAACCGGCGCGACTATTCCATGGGATGAGATGAAATGGGCGCGCGCCGAGATCGAGGACGGCAAGTTCGGCCCGCCGGTGAAAAAGCCCAGCGACGTGCTCAAGGCCGGCGATGTCGTGTTGGTGGAAGCCGTCGATGAGAAAAAGAACATCTATGCGCTGCGGCAGGTGCCCAAGGTTCAAGGCGCTATCGTCGTCATGAACCCGCATACCGGGCGCGTCTATGCCATGACCGGCGGATTCAGCGCGGGCATCAGCCAGTTCAATCGCGCGATGCAAGCCTATCGCCAGCCGGGATCGGCTTTCAAGCCGTTCGTCTATCTGGCGGCGCTCGATCGCGGGTTCACGCCGTCGAGCCTCGTTCTCGATGCGCCTTTCGCGTATAACCAGGGGCCGGGCCTGCCGCTTTGGAAGCCGGAGAATTACTCGCAGCAATTCTATGGCCCGACTCCCTTACGGGTGGGTTTGGAGAAGTCGCGCAACGTCATGACGGTGCGGCTGGCCAACAGCATCGGCATGCCGCTCATCGTCGATTACGCGAAGAAATTCGGCATCGCCGACGACATGCCGGATTTGCTGTCATTTTCCTTGGGAGCGAAAGAAACGACGCTCATGCGCCTGACGACCGCTTACGCCATGCTGGTGAATGGCGGCAAGAAAATCGCGCCGACTTTGCTCGACCGCGTGCAGGATCGTGACGGCCATACTATCTGGCGGCGCGATAATGCGGTTTGCGACGGCTGCCAGGCCGGGGATCAGAATGGCGACTTTGTTCCTCCGGAAATTCCCGACACCCGCGAGCAAATTGCCGATACGCGCCTTGTCTATCAGGTTGTCTCCATGCTGGAGGGCGTATGCCAGCGTGGCACGGCGGCCAAGCTGCGCGAGCTCGGAAAGCCCGTTGCGGGCAAGACCGGCACGACCAACGAAAGCAAGGATGTCTGGTTTATCGGCTTTACGCCCGATCTGGTCGCGGGCGTGTTCGTCGGCTTCGACGATCCCCAGCCGCTAGGCTCGCATGAAACCGGCGCCAGCATCGCGGTGCCGATCTTCGAGAATTTCATGCGCGACGCGCTGAAGGATCAGCCGGCGACGCCGTTCCGGATTCCGCCGGGCTTGCGCCAGGTTCAGGTGGATGCCGAAACCGGAAGGCTGGCCGACGACAATACGAAGGTGCCGATCTGGGAATCCTATATTCCCGGCACCGAGCCTACGGACGAGCCGCCGCCGGTTCTTGACGGGAGCGTGAATGAAGAAGGTTATGTGGCAAGCGGCGCGAATACGCCGCCGGATATTTCGCATGGAATGCCGCCGGAAACGATCTTGACGGTCATGCCGCCGCCGACACCTGTTCCCGTCGCTATTCCTGTTCCGCCGCCGACCTCCAATAACCCGCCGGTCACGACCGGCACGGGGGGGCTGTATTGA
- a CDS encoding ribonuclease E/G, with the protein MATKRMLVDATHPEETRVAIVDGQKLDDLDFELSNRKMLKGNIYLAKVIRIEPSLQAAFVEYGGNRHGFLAFSEIHPDYYRIPVGDRSEDEEEEDDLADAPIITEGPGKAAFADNGGGANETEADQAPQASMSWAEESGAPETSDPLPAFGPTFGDDNTNNSLIRNFSDAPPPPAADAAENEISLTVPDESVEVVGGEAADQAPERFVRPRRPNYKIQEVIKRRQVMLIQVVKEERGNKGAALTTYLSLAGRYCVLMPNTAHGGGVSRKITNHQDRRRMKEILDQLDVAEGMGVILRTAGMEQSIADIQRDLDYLLRLWNSIREQTLQSSAPALIYEEANLIKRSLRDLYGNDISEVLVAGTEGYNRAREFMRTMVPDAVDNVKLYEDTSVPLFFRYHVESQIDALHSPVVQLRSGGYLVINPTEALVSIDVNSGRATRERHIEETALKTNLEAAEESARQLRLRDLAGLVVIDFIDMEDGRNNAAVERRLKESMRSDRARLQIGRISHFGLMELSRQRLRPSLLETNFEKCPHCAGLGYVRATDSAALSVLRGLEEEGIKNRGQDFAVTLATKVAVYILNQKQEMLAEIQTRYGIRALFNCDENLSPSTYTIERSKTRRDQSDGPAVNTADVMASAEDRDISADTSVPDFRDESRPADEYKKPGGRRGGRPPRGPRPPHSNNDRPRRVHAESAPAPSPDNNETKTPDIQPHGPVGDDQAADGDNEGDPRRRRRGRRGGRRRSRHHGGDRFEGREDRPAGSGSDWQEGAAAPAASPHEMPFQAAPRGPSRPMPPAIPLSIHELDTTPREANTSSPSYEMVNQLPDQPKAGWWRRLTGKP; encoded by the coding sequence ATGGCGACGAAGCGTATGCTGGTGGATGCCACCCACCCTGAAGAAACCCGCGTAGCGATTGTAGACGGCCAGAAGCTCGACGATCTGGATTTCGAGCTTTCCAACCGCAAAATGCTCAAAGGCAATATCTACCTCGCGAAGGTCATCCGTATCGAACCTTCGCTGCAGGCGGCTTTTGTCGAATATGGCGGCAACCGCCACGGCTTCCTGGCCTTCTCGGAAATTCATCCCGATTATTACCGCATTCCCGTCGGCGACCGCTCGGAAGACGAAGAAGAAGAAGACGATCTGGCCGACGCGCCGATTATCACCGAAGGGCCGGGCAAGGCAGCTTTCGCCGATAACGGCGGCGGCGCCAACGAAACCGAAGCGGATCAGGCTCCGCAAGCGTCCATGAGTTGGGCCGAGGAAAGCGGAGCCCCGGAAACTTCCGATCCCCTTCCCGCTTTCGGCCCCACTTTCGGCGATGACAACACCAACAACTCGCTCATTCGCAATTTCTCGGACGCGCCGCCGCCTCCGGCAGCCGACGCAGCCGAGAACGAAATCTCCTTGACCGTCCCGGACGAAAGCGTTGAAGTCGTCGGCGGGGAAGCCGCCGATCAAGCTCCCGAGCGTTTCGTCCGTCCGCGCCGTCCGAATTATAAAATCCAGGAGGTCATCAAGCGCCGCCAGGTCATGCTGATTCAGGTCGTCAAGGAAGAGCGTGGCAATAAAGGCGCGGCTCTCACGACTTATCTTTCTCTTGCCGGACGCTATTGCGTGCTGATGCCGAATACCGCTCATGGCGGCGGCGTATCGCGCAAGATCACCAATCATCAAGACCGCCGGCGGATGAAGGAAATCCTCGACCAGCTCGATGTCGCCGAGGGCATGGGGGTCATTCTGCGCACCGCGGGCATGGAGCAATCCATCGCGGATATTCAGCGCGATCTCGATTATTTGCTGCGGCTCTGGAACAGCATCCGCGAGCAGACCCTGCAATCGAGCGCGCCCGCGCTGATCTATGAAGAAGCCAATCTGATCAAGCGGTCGCTGCGTGATCTTTACGGCAACGACATAAGCGAAGTTCTGGTCGCGGGGACCGAAGGCTATAACCGCGCCCGCGAATTCATGCGCACCATGGTTCCCGACGCCGTCGACAACGTCAAATTATACGAAGATACCAGCGTCCCTCTTTTCTTCCGCTATCATGTCGAAAGCCAGATCGACGCGCTGCACAGCCCGGTCGTCCAGCTGCGTTCCGGCGGATATTTGGTCATCAATCCCACCGAAGCGCTGGTCTCGATCGACGTGAATTCGGGACGCGCCACCCGCGAACGCCATATCGAGGAAACCGCGCTCAAGACCAATCTTGAGGCTGCCGAGGAATCGGCGCGGCAGTTGCGCTTGCGCGATCTCGCGGGCCTCGTCGTCATCGACTTCATCGATATGGAAGACGGACGCAACAATGCCGCTGTGGAGCGGCGGCTTAAAGAATCGATGCGCTCGGATCGCGCCCGGCTGCAGATCGGACGGATTTCGCATTTCGGCCTGATGGAACTGTCGCGCCAAAGGCTGCGCCCCAGCCTGCTCGAAACCAATTTCGAGAAATGCCCGCATTGCGCCGGCCTCGGCTATGTTCGCGCGACGGACTCCGCCGCGCTGTCCGTGCTGCGTGGCCTCGAGGAAGAAGGCATCAAGAATCGCGGCCAGGATTTCGCCGTGACGCTCGCGACCAAGGTCGCTGTCTATATTCTCAACCAGAAGCAGGAAATGCTGGCGGAAATCCAGACCCGCTATGGCATCCGCGCGCTGTTCAACTGCGACGAAAACCTGTCGCCGTCGACTTACACCATCGAACGCTCGAAAACCCGCCGCGACCAATCGGACGGGCCTGCGGTCAACACGGCCGACGTCATGGCCTCGGCCGAAGACCGTGACATCTCCGCGGATACGAGCGTCCCCGATTTCCGCGACGAATCGAGACCGGCGGATGAGTACAAGAAACCAGGCGGCAGGCGCGGCGGCCGTCCGCCGCGAGGCCCCCGTCCGCCTCACTCCAATAACGACAGGCCGCGCAGAGTGCATGCAGAAAGCGCGCCCGCGCCAAGCCCGGATAATAACGAGACAAAAACTCCCGATATCCAGCCTCACGGTCCCGTTGGCGACGATCAGGCTGCAGATGGCGACAATGAAGGCGATCCGCGCCGCCGCCGCCGCGGACGCCGCGGCGGACGCCGCCGCAGCCGTCATCATGGCGGGGATCGGTTTGAGGGACGCGAAGATCGTCCAGCAGGCTCCGGCAGCGATTGGCAGGAAGGAGCAGCGGCCCCGGCCGCCTCCCCGCACGAAATGCCATTTCAAGCAGCGCCGCGCGGTCCGTCACGCCCGATGCCGCCCGCTATCCCGCTCAGCATCCACGAGCTTGATACGACGCCGCGCGAAGCGAATACTTCTTCCCCGTCCTATGAAATGGTCAATCAGTTGCCGGATCAGCCCAAGGCAGGGTGGTGGCGGCGACTGACCGGCAAACCATAA